Proteins from a single region of Bradyrhizobium diazoefficiens:
- a CDS encoding AMP-dependent synthetase/ligase, translated as MARPAVLTVADTIARSFLRAAEVRGDRPAIREKKFGIWQPTSWREWLQISKEIAYGLRAVGFMPGDVASIVANAVPDWIYADMGILCAGGVSSGIYPTDASAQIEYLVNDSTTRVIFAEDEEQLDKILACRARCPSLQRIVVFDMEGLSGFSDDMVMSLDEFRALGRNHMVGREALWQEMIDSRSAGDLAILVYTSGTTGPPKGAMHANRSVTHQMRHANDFIPAREDEDRLLFLPLCHVAERVGGYYISVALGSVMNFAESPETVPDNLREVQPTVFLAVPRIWEKFYSAITIALKDATPLQQWVYRRAIGIGYRMVDYRIERKTPPLALRIANRVAYQLAFRNIRRMIGLDRCRIAFTGAAPIAPDLIRWYLALGIDIHEVYGQTENCGVATMMPGERIKLGSVGTAVPWGEVALSPTGEILIKGDFLFMGYLNQPEKTAETIDHRGWLHTGDVGTIDNEGFVRITDRMKDIIITSGGKNITPSEIENQLKFSPYISDAVVIGDKRPYLTCLVMIDQENVEKFAQDHDIPFTNYASLCRATEIQDLIWHEIEAVNGNFARVETIKKFYLIERQLTPEDEELTPTMKLKRNFVNKRYAAEIEAMYRERAVA; from the coding sequence ATGGCCCGACCGGCAGTGCTGACGGTCGCTGATACGATCGCGAGAAGTTTCCTGCGTGCCGCAGAGGTGCGCGGCGACCGGCCTGCAATCCGCGAGAAGAAATTCGGCATCTGGCAGCCGACGAGCTGGCGCGAATGGCTGCAAATCTCGAAGGAAATCGCCTACGGCCTTCGTGCTGTCGGCTTCATGCCGGGCGACGTCGCCTCGATCGTCGCCAACGCCGTCCCCGACTGGATCTACGCAGACATGGGCATCCTGTGCGCCGGCGGCGTCTCGTCAGGCATCTATCCGACCGATGCGTCGGCCCAGATCGAATATCTCGTAAACGATTCCACGACGCGGGTGATCTTCGCCGAGGACGAGGAGCAACTCGATAAGATCCTCGCCTGCCGCGCGCGCTGTCCCAGCCTGCAGCGGATCGTCGTGTTCGACATGGAGGGCCTCAGCGGCTTCTCCGACGACATGGTGATGTCGCTCGACGAGTTTCGTGCGCTCGGCCGCAACCACATGGTCGGCCGCGAGGCGCTGTGGCAGGAGATGATCGACAGCCGCAGCGCCGGCGATCTCGCTATTCTGGTCTATACATCCGGCACGACCGGCCCGCCCAAGGGCGCGATGCATGCCAACCGCAGCGTCACGCACCAGATGCGGCACGCCAACGATTTCATCCCGGCGCGGGAGGACGAGGACCGGCTGCTGTTCCTGCCGCTCTGCCACGTCGCCGAGCGCGTCGGCGGCTACTACATCTCAGTCGCGCTGGGCTCGGTAATGAATTTTGCCGAGAGCCCCGAGACTGTACCGGACAATCTGCGCGAGGTGCAGCCGACCGTGTTCCTCGCGGTGCCACGGATCTGGGAAAAGTTCTATTCCGCCATCACCATCGCGCTGAAAGACGCGACGCCGCTCCAGCAATGGGTCTATCGCCGCGCCATCGGAATCGGTTATCGCATGGTCGATTACCGGATCGAGCGCAAGACGCCGCCGCTGGCGCTGCGCATTGCCAATCGCGTCGCTTACCAGCTCGCCTTCCGCAACATCCGACGCATGATCGGGCTCGACCGCTGCCGCATCGCCTTTACCGGCGCAGCTCCGATCGCGCCGGATCTGATCCGCTGGTACCTCGCGCTGGGCATCGACATCCACGAGGTCTACGGCCAGACCGAGAATTGCGGGGTCGCGACCATGATGCCGGGAGAGCGCATCAAGCTCGGCTCGGTCGGCACGGCCGTGCCCTGGGGCGAGGTCGCGTTGTCGCCCACCGGCGAGATCCTGATCAAAGGCGACTTCCTCTTCATGGGCTACCTGAACCAGCCGGAGAAGACGGCCGAGACCATCGATCACCGCGGCTGGCTGCACACCGGCGACGTCGGCACTATCGACAACGAAGGCTTCGTTCGCATCACCGACCGGATGAAGGACATCATCATCACCTCCGGCGGCAAGAACATCACGCCGTCGGAGATCGAGAACCAGCTCAAATTCTCGCCCTACATCTCAGACGCTGTCGTGATCGGCGATAAGCGGCCCTATCTCACCTGCCTCGTCATGATCGACCAGGAGAACGTCGAGAAATTCGCCCAGGACCACGACATCCCCTTCACCAACTATGCCAGCCTGTGCCGGGCGACGGAGATCCAGGACCTGATCTGGCACGAAATCGAAGCGGTCAACGGCAATTTCGCCCGCGTCGAAACCATCAAGAAGTTCTACCTGATCGAACGCCAGCTCACGCCGGAGGACGAGGAGCTGACGCCGACGATGAAGCTCAAGCGCAATTTCGTCAACAAACGCTACGCCGCCGAAATCGAGGCGATGTATCGCGAACGCGCGGTGGCGTGA
- a CDS encoding transglutaminase-like cysteine peptidase, translating to METAARRRAWRAIIALCGLILLGSTGDLRAGSLLSPGAGVLVRKSAEPFGVFAFAMSTGSLRQKWFALKENLDDDMVQLALCDGDRDNCASPAALRLLAIVDQARSRDGRARLGEINRAVNLAIRAADDGADDVWSSPLATFASGAGDCEDYAIAKLAALRLAGVAPEDLRIVVVRDVRAGEAHAVAAARLDGHWLMLDNRRMAMVEDDNARSYQPLFVLYQSAVLKYVGEPVQFSMVAPEAH from the coding sequence ATGGAGACCGCCGCTCGCCGGCGCGCCTGGCGCGCCATCATTGCTCTATGCGGATTGATCCTGCTCGGATCGACCGGCGATCTTCGTGCCGGCTCATTGCTGTCGCCAGGCGCAGGGGTGCTCGTGCGCAAATCCGCCGAGCCGTTCGGCGTGTTCGCCTTCGCCATGTCCACGGGCAGCCTGCGACAGAAATGGTTCGCCCTGAAGGAGAACCTCGACGACGACATGGTGCAGCTCGCGCTGTGCGACGGCGACCGCGACAATTGCGCCTCGCCTGCGGCGCTGAGGCTGCTCGCCATCGTCGACCAGGCCCGCAGCCGCGATGGTCGCGCACGGCTCGGCGAGATCAACCGTGCCGTCAACCTTGCCATCCGCGCGGCCGATGACGGCGCCGACGACGTCTGGAGCTCGCCGCTCGCGACCTTCGCAAGCGGCGCCGGCGACTGCGAAGACTACGCCATCGCCAAGCTCGCCGCGCTGCGGCTTGCCGGCGTCGCCCCGGAAGACCTCCGCATCGTTGTGGTGCGCGACGTCAGGGCCGGCGAAGCGCACGCGGTTGCCGCGGCAAGGCTCGACGGCCATTGGCTGATGCTGGACAACCGCCGCATGGCGATGGTCGAGGACGACAATGCACGCAGCTACCAGCCGCTGTTCGTGCTCTACCAGTCCGCCGTGCTGAAATATGTCGGGGAGCCCGTGCAGTTCTCGATGGTCGCCCCCGAGGCGCACTGA
- a CDS encoding lysozyme inhibitor LprI family protein, translating into MRLIVVIVVALLAWPAVPGFAQSGPSDRSIADRLPLFAKNNCQQIRDPGNQLFCGDAELAAAAEKLSTAIEARLARLPDRLPAIEENAIWIRQRNLGCGIVAQAAIRADDFDRVKACLLKVTEDRATIVRDPDFDCLAANTAAGALICADPSLALTETELNSQVLGLIGKLDPTAARFAFAEYGRWTRERDRKCNLVGKENVPPQELGSAEDCLADYLKHKTDEVAAARGDPKKVFGRQVAAREPDTDAVDFCAARIHAANSCGNFLRINRVHALDSQMTDQEAQVTGEIEMVVLAPFTTCSKVASTCTGTCWDARTGRPQPGAGDKERSAEAFNVTRRLRIQRTFAFVKAADGWRCREDALAPVNSGTAGGGS; encoded by the coding sequence ATGCGGTTGATCGTGGTGATTGTGGTTGCGCTGCTGGCTTGGCCGGCAGTACCGGGCTTCGCGCAATCCGGTCCATCCGACCGCTCTATCGCCGACAGGCTGCCGCTGTTCGCGAAGAACAACTGCCAGCAGATCCGCGACCCCGGCAATCAATTGTTCTGCGGTGATGCCGAACTGGCTGCCGCCGCCGAGAAGCTCTCTACCGCGATCGAGGCGCGGCTCGCCCGCCTCCCCGATCGCCTGCCCGCCATCGAAGAGAACGCGATCTGGATTCGCCAGCGCAATCTCGGCTGCGGCATCGTTGCCCAGGCGGCGATCCGCGCCGACGATTTCGACCGGGTGAAGGCCTGCCTGCTCAAGGTGACCGAGGATCGCGCCACGATCGTGCGCGATCCGGATTTCGATTGTCTTGCGGCCAACACCGCAGCTGGTGCACTGATCTGTGCGGACCCGTCGCTGGCGCTCACGGAGACCGAGCTCAACAGCCAGGTGCTCGGCTTGATCGGCAAGCTGGACCCGACCGCGGCACGCTTTGCCTTCGCCGAATACGGCCGCTGGACGCGCGAGCGCGATCGCAAGTGCAATCTGGTCGGCAAAGAGAACGTGCCGCCCCAGGAGCTTGGCTCCGCCGAAGATTGTCTTGCCGACTATCTCAAGCACAAGACCGACGAGGTCGCGGCTGCCAGGGGCGATCCGAAGAAGGTGTTCGGCCGGCAGGTCGCGGCGAGGGAGCCCGACACCGATGCCGTCGATTTCTGCGCCGCGCGCATCCACGCCGCCAATTCGTGCGGCAACTTCCTCCGCATCAACCGCGTCCATGCGCTCGACAGTCAGATGACCGATCAGGAGGCGCAGGTCACCGGCGAGATCGAGATGGTCGTGCTGGCGCCCTTCACCACCTGCAGCAAGGTCGCCTCCACCTGCACCGGCACCTGCTGGGACGCCCGGACCGGCCGTCCGCAGCCCGGCGCCGGCGACAAGGAGCGCTCCGCAGAAGCCTTCAATGTCACGCGCCGGCTAAGGATCCAGCGGACCTTTGCTTTCGTGAAGGCCGCCGACGGCTGGCGCTGCCGGGAAGACGCGCTGGCACCGGTGAACTCAGGCACGGCGGGCGGGGGATCGTAG
- a CDS encoding ABC transporter substrate-binding protein, whose protein sequence is MSRSLKAFSLAVGAVALACQPSLAQTKVTNDGISASEIVVGTHQDLSGPIKVWGVPVSNGMKMAVEEINAAGGIQGRKIKMILEDNGYDPKKAVLASQKMVERDKIFAMIGPMGSPTVLAAQDILFDAGVLQLFPLTAAEFTFKFDPAKPQERLKFNNLLPYVESTRAALKYMMDWKHFQKPCIMHQDDEYGKNVLDGFTQQLTAMKLQPASVTSYKRGASDFSAQVAKMKSDGCDLVVLGTVIRETIGAMTEARKLGWDVTFLGATPTNVLEVPTLGKEAVEGLYAASGFEIPYEDTAKGKVHDWLINYKKMFGTDANTQAIIGYNAVMTFAFYADRAGKDLTGQKMLDSLESGEKFLDIFNSPPTKFSKTDHLANTITQVQQVKGGRWVLVKDNLMF, encoded by the coding sequence ATGTCGAGATCGTTGAAAGCGTTTAGCCTTGCTGTGGGCGCGGTGGCGCTCGCCTGTCAGCCGTCCCTGGCGCAAACCAAGGTCACCAATGACGGTATCTCGGCCAGCGAGATCGTCGTCGGCACCCATCAGGATCTGTCCGGCCCGATCAAGGTGTGGGGCGTGCCGGTCTCCAACGGCATGAAGATGGCGGTCGAGGAGATCAACGCGGCCGGCGGGATCCAGGGGCGCAAGATCAAGATGATCCTGGAAGACAACGGCTATGATCCGAAGAAGGCCGTGCTTGCCTCGCAGAAGATGGTCGAACGCGACAAGATCTTCGCGATGATCGGCCCGATGGGCTCGCCGACGGTGCTCGCCGCGCAGGACATCCTGTTCGATGCCGGCGTGCTCCAGTTGTTTCCGCTCACCGCTGCCGAGTTCACCTTCAAGTTCGATCCGGCCAAGCCGCAGGAGCGCTTGAAGTTCAACAATCTGCTGCCCTATGTCGAGAGCACGCGCGCCGCGCTTAAGTACATGATGGATTGGAAGCACTTCCAGAAGCCTTGCATCATGCATCAGGATGACGAGTACGGAAAGAACGTGCTCGACGGCTTCACCCAGCAATTGACCGCGATGAAGCTGCAGCCGGCGTCGGTGACGAGCTACAAGCGCGGCGCTTCCGATTTTAGCGCGCAGGTCGCGAAGATGAAGTCCGATGGCTGCGATCTTGTCGTGCTCGGCACCGTGATCCGCGAGACCATCGGCGCGATGACGGAAGCGAGGAAACTGGGCTGGGACGTCACTTTCCTCGGCGCGACGCCGACCAACGTGCTGGAAGTGCCGACCCTCGGCAAGGAAGCGGTCGAAGGCCTCTATGCGGCGTCGGGCTTCGAGATTCCCTATGAGGACACCGCCAAGGGCAAGGTCCACGACTGGCTCATCAACTATAAGAAGATGTTTGGCACCGACGCCAATACGCAAGCCATCATCGGCTACAACGCGGTGATGACCTTCGCCTTCTACGCGGATAGAGCGGGCAAGGATCTGACGGGACAGAAGATGCTGGACTCGCTCGAGTCGGGCGAGAAATTCCTCGACATCTTCAACTCGCCGCCGACCAAGTTCTCCAAGACGGATCATCTGGCCAACACCATCACCCAGGTGCAGCAGGTCAAGGGCGGCCGCTGGGTTCTGGTGAAGGACAATTTGATGTTTTGA